From Solanum lycopersicum chromosome 4, SLM_r2.1:
AACTCCATCATAATGTCATGGAGGTTCACCtcctaaatttgaaatttcGCGATAATgactatttttcaaaaaaacaagGTCGAAAAGTGATCAGTGACCGCTATTTCATCTAAACTCATCCGAATCGCGTATTTTTTTGCATAGTTCATGTGAAGTAATACGAATAGTAAAGAATTCATATAACTGAACTCAACTTGTTTTGTGACCGCAGATTAGAAACAACCCTCATTGCTACAAGGGAAAGCCCAGGCTACAAACAGCTCACCAACTAATGACAGTCAGCATGGATTTAGAACAAAGACTTGAAGAAGTCACATTGCCATTTCTCATTGTTCATGGTGAAGAGGACACTGTGACTGATCCATCTGTAAGCAAACTCCTCCACGAAAAGGCATCGAGCATCGACAAGAGCTTCAAGCTGTACCCCGGGATGTGGCATTCCCTCTCCTACGGTGAATTCCCCGAGAACAGAGACATCGTGTTCTCGGACATTGTAGTGTGGCTCAAGGAGAGAATAAGCATGGGTAACTCAAGGCTAGAGAGGCAACAAAAGCTAGCAAATGATCAAATTTTACCAAAGATGACCACTTAGCTAAATGAACCTTCCTATGAGTTTGTGGTAGTAGTAAAGTATTTGATGTCTtgtaaaacaaagaaaaagaagaagaggcgTGTTGAGTTTACAAACTTCACTAAAAATGTGTTGATTTGTAAAGTGGTTAATATgtttataaaaatgaatttgcTACTGAAAATATTTGATTAGATACGGAGTTtcactttaaaatatataatgatatttCTCTGACTATATTAAATCCTATCAACAAAATTTCTTAATAACGAGATGACATATATGATTCATAAAAAAGACGAAAAAATCCACCTAGTAACTTGTTGAATAGCTTTGTTTAACAAGACTGTCATAAAGCAAGTCAAGTTCATAAACAACCCTAAAATGGGTtggttttgatatattttttcagcCATAAGTTGTgtttattaatctattttacCTACTTAATTCAGAATATTTCCAAGACAATAATCAACTCAATTGACTACAAAACAATCTCATAGGCAAAAATTGCAACAATATCAGACATAAGTTCTAGGGACACCATGTCTGATTTGCAACAACAGTTCGTCCGAACAATTCAACGAGGGTCACTGCACATCGTTTACTCGCCCTTAGAGACTACGAAAACTCATCAGTAGAACAGACGTtcacaaatataaagcaagtaTACAATCTCTGCATCGTGACTACATTTTTTCATGGACACAAACTGAAAATACATAATTCAGTTAACAGGCAATTTgctaaaaaaatcatttgaaaagaCTAGGCTACGCTACAGCATAATTACAACAGAGAAGCTGGGCGATAATTCACTCTGCTTCGTTTCTTCAAATACTTATATAGTGAGCAACAGCTTGGAGCGCATGCTGGTCTCTTTTCCTTGCATCTACAAAAACTCAAATCAAATGGAACATCCATAGCTCTCTACATCATGCCTTCTAATGCCACGCGAGTGTCCCTTGGCTTGGATACGactaaaatcatttaaaaaaataatcaattttgagTGGTTTGATCAATTaccataaaagaagaaaacatgacACAGCTTCATAACACACATACTAGTCTCTTTGTGCTTCTAGGCAAATGGCATGTTAATGTGCCAAATAGAGAAACAAGACATTATTTGCCGTCACAGAGATGTGCTTGGGTATCTGTTAACAAAGGGCATACTGATGCACTACTTGAttgacaacaaaaataaattgattgatCACAAAGGAAAAACTTGACCAGGTTTCCGAGCCATAAATTATGATAAGAAAGCTTCTAAATACCTAAACTCCCTCcttgttttccttttcaataTGTGTGGTGTTCAGAGCAAGCTTGTGTACACCTCTACAAATCTACTGAACAGCTTGTTTAATTCACAAATACAGCTTCCCAAGACAATCATGCCTACCAAGGTCGGGGGCAGACGAGCTCACACCAAGTGTTGTAAATTGAGATTTGAAAACTAAATTGTCGAATCTCTCCAAATCTGCTTTTCTTTTAGTAGACAATCGACAATATTAACTATGAGTAAAAACCCTTGAAGGTGCAGCTTAAGGGTTGAAGAGTTGGAATAACAACTTGGGGAAGAAGGTCCAAATTCTAGTACACTGGTGAATTCTTATAATCTGTCTGAAAAAGTTAACACATGATGATAGAAGGTAACAAGTACTTGGTGGATTAGTCAAAGCACATGAAAATTTACTTGGACACAATAGTTATCcccaaaatatcaaatatgattgACATGCAAAAGCTATATATGTAAAGACGGGAATCTACCTTCGTCTCAACATGTtctcaaataattttgtttcttatttcttCAAGCTTTTTCAGAATCTCGCCTGGTGTCCTATCCAATTCATCTGCAATTTTGCGCTGCATATCCATGGGCAAGGTTGGGAATTGTTCACATAAGTCTCCATCTATTACATCCTGCAAAATGGTCCCAACATCTCACTGTTATCTTCAAACACGAACTAAGAATTGCATAATCAAAGCTGATTTTAACTATATGAAATAGAAAGAGCATAGACTCTCAGCACTCCCCTGTAATTTAGTTGTAATTAGTCAAAACTGAAACTTGTAGCAGTTTCACTAGAACTCCgtaattcaacaataaaaaatgcAACTAGCAACAAAAACCAGCCTGGTAGACATAGAGACAGAATGTGACAACTTGGAACTCCCTTTTGTTCAAAAGCATGTACAACAGTTCCAAAAAAgtgaaatcaagaaaaacaggAACATACACAAGGCCACTAAATTGCTCATTGTCAAAAAATATAAGGCATATCCATGCATGAAAAAGTTACACTTATCAGGATATAGCCTGGATGATGCAAACACTTACAATCCATATAGTACAAGCACATTTGTCGTTCCTAAACTGCTCAAGGATTTGATGATCCAACTTTTTGTTCTAGAgcaattagatattttaatatgtGAAACATTTTAATTGTGACCTAGGGAAGATCAAGTCACCTTCGTACCAAAAAGTTTCGTAAAGTAGCTGAAGACAATTTAGCTTCAGCATCAAAGTTAGTTTCCCATGTAAAATCATTTGTATTCATTTACTACACTAGCGCATCTCTTAGATAGCACTTTTCACATTGGAACATCAAGGAAAATAGCTGATTGAGCAAGTACAACCCTACCTTAACAGGGAAGTAGGCAGATCTGTAGGCCATGTGATCCCTGCCACATAACGGTGGGAACTCCTGCCTCAAATGCATCTCCAAATGTGAGAAGAAGTCAACATCATCCCTCGAGGTAAATGGAAGCATTGCCCCAACACTCCCCATTACAGTCCCGTAGATTATACATTCACCCCCTCCTGGAATAAGTGACGCCTTTTGCAAGCAAGAGACCACATCACCAACATGAAATTGTACTATTTCCTCGAGCTTATTTGGGGCTCCATTCAGCTTCCCCTGctcccattttatttttccacCAGTGGGATCTTCTTCAATCTCATCTGAAACGTCCTGAGATAATCGCGCAAAGTAGATATTCCCAAACTTATCAGCTCCTGCCACAGTGTCAAAATCTACATGCTGTGCTGCAGTTAGCCATCTTGGGACCGTGTCATCAGCAAATATGTACAGTTGATTTTCATCACGCCTATACTTACAGTAGTGGAATGACTGAAAGAAGTGAAAAAAAGGAGCAGATTAGTTGAAGCCAGAACTtcataaatatgaaaacaaagaaGACTTTTACAGAAAATACGAAGAAATGTTccttaaaaaattatctaaccTAACCATCAGTCCATATTCTATGGATTTGAAAGGCCAATTTAATCACTCTGGTAGTAAATTAGTATTATCCTAAGAAAAACCATAGGTAATTATGGTCGTGATTAGCAAGTTGACAAAACAACATACAATCATGCAACGAAGATTAGTTTTTCTATTCCAAGACGgaagaaatcaaaaaaaaaattcaaatagtaATTCTATGTTGCAACTtcaatttatgatttaaaaaaacttCACTCACTTAGCAGAAGGATATTAATATCAGAGTTATTTGAATCTATGAACTTCATTAGTTTGATGAGGTTACTCAATGTAATGCAAAGCTATATATCATTTCATACTTCGTAACATTTCTTCCAACCATTTTTATTGcctcaatttttaataatactcATACAAAAACTTCCGAATGCAAAATCTCAGTATAACTCAATTCCCAATGCACAATCATTAGATTTTCCCACCTAGTCATTAGATTCAAAACTGTCTTTAGACTAGAAGGCAGAGCACAACTTCTCTGTCACAATTAACATCAAATAAATAGTATTCAGACAGAATTTAAATTACTACATTAAATCTTCTTACGTTTTAAAGTAGAATATTTTATAATAGCCATACCTCTTGCATGTCACCAACATAAATCCGATCACGATAGGTGTGGATAGCTGTGATCGAGTTGGGGAATAACTTGTTCTCACATTTTCGGAGCAGCCGTTTCTTCCCCAAATCATACAACCTAAGGACAGACCCAATACCAGCCAGCAGTCTACCTTGGAACTGACATAGTGCAAGAGGCACACCATCTACCTGTGTCTTATGCAAAAGCTCTAGGACCTTCCCATCctctttaaatttgtatatatgaatgtATGCTGCTTCAAACGATTTTTTGGGCCAAAACTGGAGGCCCTTGGCAGTACCAACAGCCAACAGAGCTCCATGCTCCTTGTCATGGAAATTAACAGTGCATATGCTAAATGCAGCCTCATTATCCTGAAGCTCTAGCAGACAAGTGGTTTGCATTGTCCTTGGATCAAGGACTCTGATGCAGGAAACCCATCTTCCTGACTCCGACTTAGGATAACCATATTGCTCATCAGATAGTGGATCACTATCATCCTCATCTTCACCATTCTCCATTTGTTCTGCATTTCCATTTTCACTATTCCCAGCTGCCTCAAAGCACTCTTTTTTGGCAGCTTCACGTTCTTCTGCAGTATATGCTCCCTGGTCACTCTCAATCATTATCACCATCTTTTTTTTGGGTTGAAGAACAAACCTTCTTGGTGTATACCTTAAGGGTATAGCTGTTTCATTGAAAGTCTCACCCAATCTCTCTATCGTGAAGACTCTCAACGCATCCCCTGCAACCGCTACCACACCTTCTGCACATTGATCAGATGAAAACGAGGCTGCGAATTCAAGACTCTCATATGATAAAGGTGTCAAAAGAAAATGCCCTTGGTGTATGTAACCTAACCATGGTCTACTTGATAGGCAGAGCATAGCACGCCGTCCTCTCACAACAATGGAGAAGAGCTTAGGGGCTCTAAGCCCCAAGAAACGTGAGCGTGCATCTGAAAGCTGCCCACCATTCATATCCACCACAGTCCTGAATAAAACACCATTTTGTAAACCAGCATTAAGAAAAAGGCTGGCAGGGTGATCTGCACCATCCTCTCCACCAACAGAGGCCTGAACTTCAAGAAAAAGGAGAGACTCTGGCGGTGAAGATACACTTTGCAGGCTCAGAACCTGCATACAGTCATCAGGGTCCAAAGACAAGATACGGATAGTGTTATCATATGATCCAACTGCAAGGAAACGGGACCTTTGTCTTCCCTCAGGAACAGGGGCAATGTCCAGACAAGCTACATCACCTGACATCTCATGCTTCTCAACTTCCATCAACTGGCCAGTCATATcaacttcaaaatatataagCTCCCCTCCACTTAGTGCAATAACTACTTGAAGTCTATTAGATCCAACCTTGACAATAGTTCTCTTTCCAGGAGTTCTCCATTCATTAATACGGCCATCTTCTCTAATATGCCTTATTCCACTGGGATGAACTTGCATAAGCGAATCATCACCAATCAATGAAACAGAAAGAGATGGAGTAGTATCAAGAAACCCACTGTCGCTAACTTCTTCAACTGTCTCACCAATAGAAAGCACAAGAGTTGCATTCGCAAAAGAGACAACAATGTAGGCATCAAACTCATCATTAACATTCTTTTTCACAGTCCAGACAGCACTTGGAACACCAGGAAGCTGGGAGACAGCCATTTCACTAACAGCTAAACCAGGCCGAAGTATGCGCAATGAAGACCGAGGACCCCTCCCACAAAGTGAAAATATTTGTGGAGTTTCTTCCTCAAAAAGATTTACGATCTTCATGTCCATGATTGGCATCAAGCTCTCAATCTGATCAATCCTAACAAGATTCTTTAGCTTTCTTGGCTGGAAAAATACAGGCTGAAAGCCTTCTTCAGTTTCCATTAACGTTGATGATGAAGCTTCAACATCTGGATCATCTCCTATAGCCTGAAACTGATACAATGCATGATTCCCAAACTCCGACGAAGCAAAGAGGAACCCTGATTTCAACACACACAGAGAAGAAGTGACTGGAATCGTATCAAAATACTTGATCTTTAACTCGTTAACCCTGTCATTGTCGTGGTCCAATGTCACTTTAAAGATATCTCCATATTCAGtttgcaaaagaaagaaaaacattgTCTTCTGCTTATGCATAGCAGCCGAAACAATCAAAACTCCACGTTCTGCTGGCAAATCTACCCTCCTGGGAATAACAGCCCTAACATCAGGGTGTCCCTGATTCTTATATATCACAAAATTCTCCGCACAAACAAGCACACCACTAGGACCATCCCCACCTCCAGGAACAGTCACAAGTAAATTAGCACCATTATCGACTTGTTCAGACCACTTCCTCGAAACATGGTTAAGTCCTAAATCCAATTCATAAAATGTCAAATGCTTTTGAGCCTCATTTGCAGCTTGGCCTGTCGGATCCTGATCTGCCTCCGAATAATCCAATTCAATAGCAGCAAATATCGGGTTATCAAATCCACAGTCAACCCCACATATCGAAAATGTAATCGTATGGCTCTTATGAGCTTCTAAAGGCGACGAAATCGTTAACCTAGCTGCAGTATCCCTATTCAAAACATACACAAGCTTCTGCTTCTCACAAGCACCAATCATCACAGCCCTACCTTTTGGGTCAATAGCTAAATACTGACCCGGAACTATCCTCCTACAACCCGATTTACCAAAAGTCTCCTGATGTACTTTATCAAAACAGTTCTTCTCTTTATTATAATCCAATATCACTATTCTACCTGAATCCGACCCAACGACAATGTAATCCTTCTGAGCACCCGTTAACCGAAATTGTGCTAAGGAACGTATAGCCCCGAAAATTTCAACAGATAATAGAGTTTGAAGCTTACCATTATCATCAGGACGAAGGAGGTCAAGAACTTTTCCACGAGCGACGACGATTTCTTGTACTTTTCCGCCGGAAAAGCTGCCGTTGATAGCACAGATTATTCCGGTGGGTTGCTGCAGAGTGAGACTGTAGAGATACATACTGCTGAAACCCTAATTTGTGAGATTTAGGGTTTTGAgtgagaagaaagaaaggagaagtGAGATTcagaaatgaaatttttttagctAAACCCTAGGCGAGGGTTGTTAGAAATGGAGCTCCGATTTTTATTTTGGGCCGGGTTGACCCAAGAGGCGGTTCGTGAGAGATGGACCATGATAACCTATTACTTATTTGGTTGTTCgatcaaaaatatttatgtttatggTGCGTTagctcatatatatatatatatatgtactacttgtcgattattttatttatcgatttttattttgtggatgactaattatgtttaaaaaagtattttcattGTTTCCTTTTTTAACTTTTGCTCGTTTTCTGTTCGATTAAATTGTTTAACTCGAATTATGAGAATTTTTGTGAATTTCCATATAAATAAGCATAAAAGTTTTTTAGTTATAATTTGATAGAAAATATGTTAATAGAGGTAAATATGTTATGGAAAAAGATGTTGTATTGACCATTTGGGTAGTCTAGTGGTTTGATCTTGGGACTTTTATTGGTGGTCTCAAGTTTGAACATTGGAATCCCTTGCCAGCAAAAGCAAAGGTTTGTTTTatgggtcgagctcgtcgcactTACCTAATGCAGTTTGTGAGCTATTGTATAAAAGCGGAAATTTTACTTTATACGCATCCAAAGAATAGCAACATCGAATTTCTGTTATCGTAACAAAGAAATGGTACAAATGATATTCCCATAAAGATTTCTAAATGTTTTGAAGAGGTTGGAGTAGCTTTgcttattgaatttattttattacacTAAGAAATATTGTAGAGAATAAATtagtacaacaaaaatgaagGTGAGGTGACATTATACTAGATGGGATTGTGGTAATATGATGGCGTTTAGcgttacacacacacacacatatatatcaaCGTAAAATATGAATCTTAACTGAACAATTATAAAATCGATAATGTTATGCGAGGATAATATGTTGTTAAAATTCTAACACATAAAAAGATGTTGAGTGTCGTAGAGATACAAATCCTAAGATGAGTGTGTTATGTTTCTTTTCCGTTTCAAAATAAgtgtttaattttgaatatcttaaaaattcatgataaaaaataacatgtttttgcaactatatgcttataaattatactcaatctatttaaaaaattgttcaaatttttaagagacatttattaaataaaactaatttaataaactatatattgaattatttattttttaatggtcATGATTTTTGCGAAGTAAGTCAAAAGATTTAAGAAGCACACATGGAAGATAAAATTAAAGTCAGCTAAATGTTTTGttgaattatgtaaaaaaatccaaattcatacacttaaaattaaatatttctttgaaTTAAAAATGCTTCTTTTAGAGacaatgattaattaatataagacAAATCCACAAGTAAACAACTTCATTAAGCCATTAACAACTCCAAGCCTGGACCAACTCATAAACCAGTAATTGTAccttttcatatattattaaacatattcatatttgatatttatgttaaattaataaatttatcacttaattatcataaatatagTACGAATtatgatttgatataaatattcgggatgaattgttttttttttccaattactAGTCCCTTCTTTACTAGCGATTGGAACATTTTTTTAGCACTAATATAAATTCTATGATCAATTAAAAGCATTAACAGGGTAGGTTCAACAAAACAAATGcctttaaactttttaaattaattttgtgttttg
This genomic window contains:
- the LOC101266504 gene encoding spliceosome-associated protein 130 A — encoded protein: MYLYSLTLQQPTGIICAINGSFSGGKVQEIVVARGKVLDLLRPDDNGKLQTLLSVEIFGAIRSLAQFRLTGAQKDYIVVGSDSGRIVILDYNKEKNCFDKVHQETFGKSGCRRIVPGQYLAIDPKGRAVMIGACEKQKLVYVLNRDTAARLTISSPLEAHKSHTITFSICGVDCGFDNPIFAAIELDYSEADQDPTGQAANEAQKHLTFYELDLGLNHVSRKWSEQVDNGANLLVTVPGGGDGPSGVLVCAENFVIYKNQGHPDVRAVIPRRVDLPAERGVLIVSAAMHKQKTMFFFLLQTEYGDIFKVTLDHDNDRVNELKIKYFDTIPVTSSLCVLKSGFLFASSEFGNHALYQFQAIGDDPDVEASSSTLMETEEGFQPVFFQPRKLKNLVRIDQIESLMPIMDMKIVNLFEEETPQIFSLCGRGPRSSLRILRPGLAVSEMAVSQLPGVPSAVWTVKKNVNDEFDAYIVVSFANATLVLSIGETVEEVSDSGFLDTTPSLSVSLIGDDSLMQVHPSGIRHIREDGRINEWRTPGKRTIVKVGSNRLQVVIALSGGELIYFEVDMTGQLMEVEKHEMSGDVACLDIAPVPEGRQRSRFLAVGSYDNTIRILSLDPDDCMQVLSLQSVSSPPESLLFLEVQASVGGEDGADHPASLFLNAGLQNGVLFRTVVDMNGGQLSDARSRFLGLRAPKLFSIVVRGRRAMLCLSSRPWLGYIHQGHFLLTPLSYESLEFAASFSSDQCAEGVVAVAGDALRVFTIERLGETFNETAIPLRYTPRRFVLQPKKKMVIMIESDQGAYTAEEREAAKKECFEAAGNSENGNAEQMENGEDEDDSDPLSDEQYGYPKSESGRWVSCIRVLDPRTMQTTCLLELQDNEAAFSICTVNFHDKEHGALLAVGTAKGLQFWPKKSFEAAYIHIYKFKEDGKVLELLHKTQVDGVPLALCQFQGRLLAGIGSVLRLYDLGKKRLLRKCENKLFPNSITAIHTYRDRIYVGDMQESFHYCKYRRDENQLYIFADDTVPRWLTAAQHVDFDTVAGADKFGNIYFARLSQDVSDEIEEDPTGGKIKWEQGKLNGAPNKLEEIVQFHVGDVVSCLQKASLIPGGGECIIYGTVMGSVGAMLPFTSRDDVDFFSHLEMHLRQEFPPLCGRDHMAYRSAYFPVKDVIDGDLCEQFPTLPMDMQRKIADELDRTPGEILKKLEEIRNKII